The proteins below are encoded in one region of Aquisphaera giovannonii:
- a CDS encoding succinate dehydrogenase/fumarate reductase iron-sulfur subunit — MNLTLNVWRQKDRKSPGRFETYRAPDISADMSFLEMLDVVNERLILDNKEPIAFDHDCREGICGQCGVVINGDAHGPRRGTTTCQLHMRSFRDGDVLTIEPWRAGAFPVIKDLMVDRSAFDRIIAAGGFVSVRTGNAPEANDIPVPKDDAERAMDAAACIGCGACVAACPNASAMLFVSAKVGHLNALPQGEPEKYRRAAAMIDQMDYEGFGSCTNHGECEAVCPKEIPMDFIAMLNRDYLRATLRQREKASSAGSAG, encoded by the coding sequence ATCAACCTGACGCTCAACGTCTGGCGCCAGAAGGACCGCAAGTCCCCCGGGCGGTTCGAGACCTACAGGGCGCCGGACATCAGCGCCGACATGTCGTTCCTCGAGATGCTCGACGTGGTCAACGAGCGGCTGATCCTGGACAACAAGGAGCCGATCGCCTTCGACCACGACTGCCGCGAGGGGATCTGCGGCCAGTGCGGCGTCGTGATCAACGGCGACGCCCACGGCCCGAGGCGCGGCACGACGACCTGCCAGCTCCACATGCGGAGCTTCCGCGACGGCGACGTGCTGACCATCGAGCCCTGGCGCGCGGGGGCCTTCCCCGTGATCAAGGACCTGATGGTGGACCGATCGGCGTTCGACCGCATCATCGCCGCCGGCGGGTTCGTCTCCGTCCGGACCGGGAACGCCCCGGAGGCCAACGACATCCCGGTGCCCAAGGACGACGCCGAGCGCGCCATGGACGCCGCCGCCTGCATCGGCTGCGGCGCCTGCGTGGCCGCCTGCCCGAACGCCTCGGCCATGCTCTTCGTCTCCGCCAAGGTCGGGCACCTCAACGCCCTGCCCCAGGGCGAGCCGGAGAAGTACCGCCGCGCCGCCGCGATGATCGACCAGATGGACTACGAGGGCTTCGGCTCCTGCACGAACCACGGCGAGTGCGAGGCCGTCTGCCCGAAGGAGATCCCGATGGACTTCATCGCGATGCTCAACCGCGACTACCTCCGCGCCACGCTCCGCCAGCGCGAGAAGGCCAGCTCCGCCGGCTCGGCGGGCTGA